The Cervus canadensis isolate Bull #8, Minnesota chromosome X, ASM1932006v1, whole genome shotgun sequence genome contains the following window.
TTACATAAATTTCTTCATCCTACTgtggctggatttttttttttttttggctgtgctacatGGCTTATGGTTAgatccctaaccagggactggacatgggccatggcagtgaaaccaccaagtcttaatcactggaccaccagggaattcctgtggTTGGGTATCTTGAATATTGACACTGTTACTCGAAAAAATTAAGGTGAGATTGGTAATAtccatgtttattatttttttctttcatacacCTCCTCAGAAACACTATTCCCAGTATCTTTCATGGGATAATCCTTTTAAAATCTTACAACAGCGTCAACAAACTGACTTCCCCAAAGCATCATATCCATGGTCAAAGGCACCacaattcattcatttcaaagtTTAATGcatatttgccttttttctttacaatttttttaaacaaatgccaCAGGCTAACAACGCCATACACTAATTTGTAACAATcataaatttaaaacacatatatGAGGGCCCCTTTCAAATGGCAGATTGAACTTGAATCTTCAATTCTGCACCTGCTGGTATGGCAAAGGGAGTATGATGAAGAGCTAGAGTTGTAATTAAGAGTCCTTTATTTAGGACCCATCTCCAGCTTCAAGAGTTACTCATAGCACAGTGAATAATGTACtgtatactatttttaaaagaatcccaACAGAATGCATGAAATTTCCATTCATTTTGTAAtcaaaggggaggggaaaaaatctaaaaagtagATCTGTGAGCCTTAatgctataaatatatatgtaactgaaagCAGAGTTAGTTCCTCAGTATAATTTATTCAAACAAAACTTAAAGCTGCTCATGTACCTGTGCAGGTTTTATAGCAAGGTTACAGTACTGGGTTAAAATGACTGCTGTCTCATGtctcaaagaaagggaaaatataagAACCAACAAAAAAGGGACAAATAGAACAGCAAGGTTGTTAGCAGCTCATTCTTGCCAACCTCATTTCTCAACATATTCTCAAGCGGAGTTAGATGACTTCACCCTAGTTCCACATCAATACCAAGGCTGATCCTAAGAAGTTAGGAAATGTTGACCCTCAAACTGAGAACCAAATATATACTTGGCCCCATTGTTTCAGAGCTTAACTAACTACATTAATATTCTATTAGTTTTAACTTATACAAATAAACCAGATTTATATAACATTACCCTACTCCTCTGGGCCCTGAATCATTtttgggaagaggaaagaaatgtaaaaagagaaaggagtttTTACACTCAATCTCCAAAGCCACCCTTACCCAAGAAAGGTGAAGGTGGGCTTTTCTAACGCACTAATTGAACCATAGCTTCTCAAAGTTGGCATGAGACTAGTAGgtaaaaaaataatcctaaaaaatctataaacatttTAGGTTAGTTCCCTTTGCCACTGTTAAAAGATTAAGGGCCAAAATAAAATGCACACCTCATTTCTCATCCTACCAACATTATGAAAGGCCAGACACTGTAGGACAAAAGTTAGTGGGAAGCAAACATCACATACTGTGTTAATCATTGTGGGTGACTGAAAGCCATAGAGATCCAGGCATAAAAGAAAATCCCCTTCTATTTTTTACATATTGATTTAAGTACAATGGACAGCTTCTTAATGCAAAATACACGTAAGAAGGGAAAGGAAGTTGTTCATTGTGGGCCAATTACATGTCAAGTTTGGTGCTAAATGTTTTAAGACACTGTAAGCAACCTAACTGTTCTAAATATGAAGTCACTGGAGGTGTTTATCAATATTCACCTCTGAATATCAACACTTGATTTCCCtgagatacaaaaacaaaatcgTGTAAAAGGGAACAGCCTAAGATTTGGCTGCAGCTAGGATGTTGGTCCAGGGAAAACATGACGGGTGGCTGGCTGGCTGTTCCCATCTGCTGTCGTCATGCTCATCCACATGTGTTCTGGTGTCGAAATGTTTTGTGCAGACACCACTTCTCTTCTCCAAAGACTCAAAGTGTTGCTACCAGGCTGCTTCCCAGAAATGAGCACACCACCATGTTGATCAACTTTGGCTCCTTTTTATTCAGGAAGCATACgctatttcattttatacatttttttttttacattccagaAATAAGCGAAAATAGCAGTTTTAAATATGTTACAAAGTTGGCTTTGGGGGCTAAAGAAGCTTTTCGAGAGAGGACCAGCCAACTGACCTTTTCATCAAAGCACCAATGTATCTTCAGTCTTTTACCAAGCTCTACCACAGGTGTGGCCACCTTGGATGTGTTGTACATCCAAGCCACGTGAAAGCTGTTAACGGAGAGTTGCTGCGAGTCTCTCTGCAAGGCACCAAGAACAGACAGTTCCAGCTTCCTTTCTTCAGACTGAATCAAAATTTTGGAAACTTTTCAATTGCTCTCTCAAGTAGTGCTCTCTCAGTgtgaagactgctgctgctgctaagtcgcttcagtcgtgtccgactctgtgcgaccccttagacggcagcccaccaggctccgccgtccctgggattctccaggcaagaacactggagtgggttgccatttccttctccaatgcatgaaagtgaaaagtgaaagtgaagtcgctcagtcgtgtctgactcttcgcgaccccatggactgcagcccaccaggctcctccatccatgggattttccaggcaagagtactggagtgggttgccattgccttctccacagcgTGAAGACTAGAATTTGTTAAAACTCCTATCACAAGATACAGTAAATcacttccaatattctggaaaCCACATGGAAGagttataaataaatgaacactaAAATTACTTTAAGAAAGTTTTACATCATTTAGTTGGTAAGGACATTTACACATACAGCACAATTTACTGTTAAACATTCTATAACTGGCTTCACATAAAGATGAAAATAGATAATACAAAATGATCTGACATTTTCAGTTAAGTTTGGAATTAAGACTCTAGTTTTATTGTAGTCAACATCAATTTTACATATTGTTGCAGATTGCTGTGCTATGCCCTTTAAAATGGGAATTTCTTTCTTGGGGTGAAATTCCATTTGGATATGTGTTCTTGCTTTGTACAAACCACTAAAATCTGAGGGACACAGCAATATCAAAGACACAAACAGTAACTGCACAATATTATCTCCTGGATTAAGCTAATACAAGTGGACAGTATTCTTCAAGTTGCAATATCTAATAAAGCACTATATGAAATGAACAAGGTGAAACATCTTAAGAATGAAATACTCTGCAACCAGTACATGTAGCATCACTTCTTTAATTCACAAATCTGCCTCAGGCATCTGCACAATAAATTATCAAGATCTCAATTTGCTTGAGGCATCACCAGCTCGTAATGCCCCACTTGGCCCTCCTGTTTGAGCTGGTCGAGTAAGTCCTCCTTCCGTCTTTTTCTTCCTACCACCAGATACCTGTCATGGCCCACCCCATGAGACTTACTCTTAAGACCATACTTCTGGGCGATCTGATGTATTTGCTTCCGCTCATCATTAGTCAGCTCTGTAGAGAAAGTTAAATCCGTGTGGCTCTCAGAGCGGGCATAGTTTCTGATGATCTGTTCAATATCTCTCTTGGCAATTTTATTTACCCTTTCTACATCAAGACCAAGCCCTTCCCGCTTATGCTGCTCTTTGACAGAGATTGGCTCCCGAATGCCCTCACCAGATTTACCTAAACCACCACCCGTCCAACCCATCTTTCTCAGGAGCTGATTTCCAATGTTATCTTCTTTgatttgttgtttataagcctcCTCTGCTGAGCGGCCCTGAATTTCATTTCTGGAAATTACATCTTCAATAGCTCCCTTCTTCAAGTTGTTAATGACAGTTGGTTGGGTCTTTTTGAGGGTTTTCACAGCTTCCCCCGCAGCTTCATATTTGACAGTTTTCTTCACTCCAACTGCTTCTGCAATTACTTCACTCTCAAGAATCACCTTGCATTTCCATCGGAGGCCTGTCATTCTTTCATAGACGTATTCAACTGTCATTCGGTTAAACTGAGCTGTGTCATTCAGCGTGCACACAGGATTGGAAGAATTCTCATAAACTACAAGATCCTTTATGTCTTTCTTCTTTCCAGATCCCCTGGGTGAAGAGCCTGTTTGGCATTGTGAACTTTTGACAGATGGATATGTAGGCTGTGTTTTTTGAAGGATTTTCAAAGCCTCATCAGCAGCTGcatgtttacttgtttttttggTTCCATAACCTTCAGCTAAGCAGTGATCTTGCAAAAACACTCGACAACGCCATGTACGATTTGGCATCATCTCATATTTGTATTCTACAGACATTTTGTTGTATGAGGCAGAATTGTTAAGGATACCAATTGCATCGTTTGCATTTTCTGTAAGGATAAAATTGGTCCAGTGTTTGGCGGAAGCATTAAAAATCGGCTGCCCAGAAGCATCTTTAGCCAGCACCACTAGCTCTTCTGGTGGTTTCAGAGCTGGAGGAAAGTCATATGAAGGCATGCCAATCTGACACACCACAAGGTCCTCTCCAATTGTGTGCTTGAATTTCCGTCGGATAACCCTAACTTCAATACGTTTCTGCAAGAGTTTTACAGCTAGCTCAGTAGCTCGATCCCTGGACCCATTCTTGCTGCCAGCATAGCCTGTAGTTAAGTAGATGTTCTGGCATCTAACTTCACAGGCATAACCATCTGttagaagttttttatttttggggaTGTCAGCAGGAGGGATTTCTTTTAAAGGAGCGTATATATATTCAGGATTTGTCTTACATGCCTGAATACAACGAGTTAACATATAGGTGTAATTAATTTTATCAGATCCAGAAGTCATCTCTGGATTAGAAAGGTTCTTCCAGATAGTTGCTgttaatttttcaataaaatactgCTTCTCAGCTACCACTGACTCAGGAAATGTCTGTGATGGTGAAGGCTCAGGAGGTGACTGAGAGTCTACCTGCTGTGATGTGCTGCTGGGGGCAGGGTTCCCACTGTCAAAATACATGTTGGCTGTGACAGGCTTGTCTTTTGTGAAAATAAATCCTGATGAATCACAATACTGAGAATTCCCATCTTGTATACTGAAAGAGTCTTGAGTATAATCTTGGTAGATGTCTCTTGGCATGTTGGCAAAAtgtgtttgttcatttctctcttttgcttgAGGGCCATAAGGATCTTCCTGTCTTTCATCTTTTGAACTACTAGCTACAAAATGTACAGGCTCAAAACGAGGTCTCACATGGAGTTTGGAACCGGCTTGCTTTTTAGGAGGATTTTGACCTATAGAATGAGTGAAATTTACAATTCATTAAAAACGGATATTTCAAAGGAACCAAGTAGGAAAACAGTACCAACCACTTTTTTTTGCAAGCTGAACTGCTGGTAAAAGTTATGTCCCATCACAAAAACTTCAGGTCATTTAGGTGAAGGGACTCAAATATCAATGTAAGATTCCAGCATAAGGAGAGATGGTCCCTGTCCTTCCACGTGTAAGGGAGGAAACTTGACAGAAAATATGCCATTGACTCAAGTATGCAGGTCACCACCATGCACGACGGGTAGATGCTTCTGCATCTAATGAGTTAAAGCACAGGTGAAGTGTGCTGAGTAAGAGGATGTTCCACTATGATCTCATACCACCTGTGCTGAAAAGCTCCCTTCTTAAGGACTGCAAATGGAACAGATGGCTCTAATGCAACAGAGATGATGACCAGAGGCGTTTACAAAGCCTCTGTTTTGTACCAGAATTAACCGACTCTGTGATGGCGCTTTACATAGTTgcgactaaaaaaaaaaatcaaataaaaaatatttgtcaaaagaTCCCAAAGATTTTCAACTTCAAAATCTTAGTTCTGACCTATTCTGCACAAAAAGGtgtttgctatattttatttctagaacAAACTTCAGCTGGAAACTAATGATTTATAGAGGATATCAAATTTAAAGCTATGGAAGAACTCTGCTGATGCTATACCAGACACTAGAGCTTTCTCCCTATAACACTGTTTAGTAGAAAATTGGTCTACCACAGACCCATCCAGGAGGATTTAGTTACTTAGATGCTTAAGGGAGGTTCCATGGCATGGAAGCATTATCCTTCAAGGACAGCATTATAGCATGAATTCAGTATTCTTAGCTTTCAGTTCTATTTAGCATCctcaaaaaaaatgtataaactgAAAGCTAAAACTTTTACAGTATGTAAGATCTGATGTTATCAATGTTATTTAAAATCATATACCACACtcatatcattaaaaaaagaagccacATTGTTTCTTCAAATCCCACCTTCTGGAAACAGTATACTCACCATCACAAGTTGAGAGGTGACGTTTTTGACCTTTGGAGGGCTTGGACAGCATCAGATCATATGAAGGCATCTCCCCAATATCAATACCTTCAGCCATTTGGAGAATTTTTTCCATCAAGCGTGGGCTGTACCTATTTAAATGAATATAATCTATAGTTAAAACAGACAAGAATGCAGTTTTTGAAAAAGTTTCTAGATGACCCATCTTATAATTGCTCCCACAGGACTTTACTAACAGAGTGCTTCTTGGCTATAAAACTGAAGAATCTGCCCTAAAGTAGTTATGTATCAAATGAGCAATTATGTTACTGTTACTAGAAGACATACAAAcacaaatattaagaaatttaGGTGAAGACCTTAtctttaatttgaattaaaagtATCCATATAAactcataatttatttttctctacatatatacatatatgatgtagatcatgtatacatacatgcatacatgatATGCATATTATGTAgatcatgtatacatatatgataaTGATAATGTAAAAGTACTAACAATGTTAATAGATGGATTTTTAACATCCAGATTGTGGTTTCTATCATTTCCCATCAAATGGAATCAGAGTCCTGAAAGAAGTGGCTGGATCCAAGTTTGGGCCAAGAAATGTAGAATCTGGGAGATATTTTCATGCCTGGAAACAAGGACACTGTCAAAGACCTCAGGGGTTGTTGTCAAATGGACTCAGAAGTGAGCCAACTTGAGTATCAAGAATAACCACAGTGCACTGAAACATATCAAACACGTTAAAAATCCATTAGTTCACAGTAATACTTACAAACTCGTTACTGGTCACCTTTGGAGGATGGTGGGGAATCAAGACATTATTCCCAAAACAAGTAACATTAAAAGAAGAAAgcacatgtatattatctatggtgaaacaggtcaccagcccaggtgggatgcatgagacaagtgctcgggcctggtgcactgggaagacccagaggaatcgggtggagagggaggtgggaggggggatcgggatggggaataagtgtaaatctatggctgattcatgtcaatgtatgacaaaacccactgaaaaaaataaataaataaataaatttttttaaaaaattgaaataaaagaagaaagcaagcatTTAACCAGCATTTCCCTGCGCAAATTGTACCTCAGAGAAAACTAAAGAGTTGATGAAGAAAATCTCCTTTACAGAAGCATTCCAGCTAATAAATGAAGGAACGATAGATTCCAACCATTTTGCAACCATAATGCAACAATAAATGATCATCAGTGGCTGCTAAGtttagtaaggagagataagaacaccttcctaaatgaacaatgcaaagaaatagaggaaaacaataggatgggagagactagagatctcttcaagaaaattagatataccaagggaatatttcatgcaaagatgggcacaataaaggacagaaatggtatgaacctaacagaagcagacaatatgaagaagaggtggcaagaatacatagaagaactatacaaaaaagatcttaatgactcagataaccacaatggtgtgatcacccacctagagccaaacatcctggagtgaaaagtcaagtgggcctcaggaagcatcactacgaacaaagctagtggaggtgatagaatttcagttgagctacttcaaatcctaaaagatgatgctgtgaaagtgctgcaaatcaatatgccagcaaatttggaaaactcagcagtggccacaggactggaaaaggtcagttttcattccaatcccaaagaaaggcaatgccaaagaatgctcaaactactgcacaattgcactcatctcacatgctagcaaagtaatgctcaaaattctccaagctaggcttcaacagtatgagaacttccagatgttcaagctggatttagaaaaggcagaggaaactgagatcaaattgccaacatccgttggatcacagaaaaagtaagagaattccagaaaaacacctacttctgcttcattgactacactaaagcctttgactgtgtggatcacaacaaactgtgggaaattcttaaagtggtgggaataccagatcatcttacctgcctcctgcaaaacctgtacacaggtcaaaaagcaacaacggattggttcaaaactgggaaaggagtaggtcaaagctgtatactgtcaccctgcttatttaacttatatgccaagtacatcatgtgacatgccaggctggatgaagcatgagctggaatcaagattactgggagaaatatcaataacctcagatatgcagatgacgccactcttctggcagaaagtgaagaactaaagagcctcttgatgaaggtgaaagaggagagtgaaaaagctggcttaaaactcaacatacaaaaaatgaagatcatggcatccaatcccatcacttcatggcaaacagatgggaaacagtgacagattttattttcttgggctccaaaatcactgcagatggtaactgcagccatgaaattaaaagatgcttgctccttggaagaaaagctatgaccaacatagacagtgtattaaaaagcagagacttactttgctgacaaaggtctgtctagtcaaagctgtggttttgccagtagtcatgtatggatgtaagagttggaccataaagcaggctgagcaccaaagaactgatgcttttgaactgtggtgttggaaaagacccttgagaagcacttggactaaaaggagatccaaccagtcaattctaaaggaaatcagtcctgaatattcattggaaggactgatgctgaagctgaaactccaatactctggccacctgatatgaagaactgactcattggaaaagaccctgatgctgggaaagactgaaggcaggaggagaaggggatgacagaggatgagatggttggatggcatcactgactcaatggacatgagtttgaacaagctccaggagatggtgaaggacagaggagcctggcgtgctgcagttaaaggggtcacaaagagtcagacacaactgagcaactgaacaacaataaaagctTATCAGGTGAAAAGTTGACAGGGAAGAAcctagaaatagacccacagagaCATGCTCAACTGTTGATAAAACTAAAAGTAATCCAATGGTGGCAGGACATTCTTTTTATCAAATGGTGCTGGACAAAGTAGGCATCCAACCTAAACAAACAACCTCAACCTAAacctcacatcatatacaaaagttaactcaaaatgcatCATAAACTTAAATGTGAAACTAAAAAGTTTTtacaaaaaatacagaagaaaatcttCAAGAACTCCAGCTAGGCAAAGAATTCTTATACTTAACACCAAAAgtatgatccataaaagaaaaagttaataaaatggacttcattaaaattaaaaaattttgttctcaAAAGATCctgtgaagaggatgaaaagacaagctacagagagcaagaaaatatttacaaaccataGACTTGACAAAATACTAGTATCTAGTATAAAGACCTCAAGACCTCTCAAATTcaacagtaaaatatatatacatatataatgtgtatatagtatatatgagtgtgtgtattacacacatataaatgaacaaaagataTAAACAGAACATTTCACCAGAGAGGATATACAGATTGCAAATAAGCAGATAAAAAGAAaggttcaacatcattagccaccAAGGAAATGCAACTttaaccacaatgagatattattccATATCTATCAGAGTGGCTAAAGTGAAAAATGGTGACAACACTAGTGCTGACAAGGATGCAGAAAAACTGGATCACTTGTACACTACttatgggaatataaaatgatatgaCCACTCTGGAACACAACTtggaagtttcttataaaattaaacatgcaaTTGCCTCATGACCTTGCAACTGCACTTTTGGGCATTTATCTCAGAGAAATAAAAGCGTACATTCACACAAAAaaactgtacacaaatgttcataacagttttatttgtaaCAGCCCCAAACTACAATCAGCCCAGATATCTTTGCCACACACCATGGAACATTGCTGagcaaaaaaatgaataaactattgATACAAGCAGCATTGGGTATGAATGGGAGAGAAATGGATGTGGTTATAAAAGGGCAATGTGAGGGATCCTTGTGGTACTGGAACTGTTCAATATCTTGATTATGGTAGTGGACATGCAAACCTACACCTGTGATAAACTGTATAGAATCACACACACAAGTATTAGTAAAACTGGAGGAATCTGTGTAGACTGCAGATTGTAACAATATCATTATCCTGATTATGATATATTAACTTTGCAAAATGTTGCCATTGCGGGAACTGGGTAAAGGGCACAGGGCATCATATTATTTCCTACAATTACAGGTGAATCAATaattatgtcaataaaaatttcaattgaAAAAAGTTGGTGGAGAACTTTATAATCTTAATCTCACTAAAAATGGGACAACCAGACATGTGTCCCCGATGTGATATGACAGGGCAAAGATCTAAAAAGTGTTCTTGACCACCAACTAATTGCACCCAAACATAATCAAGCCCCTAACTCCTAGAAACATGTTAAGCACCACCACAAGAATACGGCCAGCTGAATCCATAATGAAGGAAACACTATGTGACAGTCCATTTCTTCGTCaaataaacagcatgaaaataaaaggagaggGAATGGTTATAGGTAAAAGGAGAGGGAATGGTTATAGGTTAAAGGTGACAGATCAATCAGATATGTGTGGACCTTGTTTGGACTGTGGGTCAAACAAACCATTCTGAGACAAATGGAGAAAACGTTATTGGATGATTTTGAGAAATTATCGTTAATTTTTCTAAGTATGAATAACGGTattatgactattttttaaaattatctggtacagatatatactaaaatatttgcAGGAGAAATGATGTCAaggttttctttaatatattctgGACTACCTCGCACAAAATACTGGGGGCAAGACGAAATGAGAAGGGTGGCATGACAGACTGCTGATAattgctgaagttgaatgatgCATGCATGAATGTCCACTAaacttttctacttttttgtgtttgattttccttaataaaaagctttaaaacacacaattttaaaaaggactCCTTAGGAAGCACATTTGCACTTGACAGAATATCAACTTCctgcagagaaacaaaaatatgggCTCAAGTGAAGTTTTAGTTATCATGGGATCTACTCACTCTTCTCACCTTCAGAGCCTTTCTAAGTCTAAGACCAAAAAAGACTTCTGGTGGTGTGTGAGAAGCAAGTTCTTCtttgggcaggggcagggggcatgctgtgcagcttgtgggatcttagttccccaaccagggaccactggagcaccagggaattccccaagaACGTGCTGAAAAGGAGAAACTAGCACACCTCTACATGAATAGGCTCTGAACCTGAAGGAAgataacattttccattttcaacaCAATAGGTCCCGCACCCATCAGATGTCTTTCCTTGCAAAGCAGAGAAGTGACATGGTGGCCGTCTCTGACAGATGACCTGGAAGCTAGCCCGTTTGTAACCCACACTTCCCACTGATAACCGCTGCTGCTAACACCAGCATTTAAATGCCatgagtaattttatttttatttactcttatCTAAACATCAAAAAGCA
Protein-coding sequences here:
- the NKRF gene encoding NF-kappa-B-repressing factor isoform X1; protein product: MAGGRLLLGGDFLSPPPLPPLPPPPPPPLPPPPPEPVLEQWRYSHESDWQWALRRSFICRHLHSYPGAALDQLLALSAAWTNHVFLGCRYSPRLMEKILQMAEGIDIGEMPSYDLMLSKPSKGQKRHLSTCDGQNPPKKQAGSKLHVRPRFEPVHFVASSSKDERQEDPYGPQAKERNEQTHFANMPRDIYQDYTQDSFSIQDGNSQYCDSSGFIFTKDKPVTANMYFDSGNPAPSSTSQQVDSQSPPEPSPSQTFPESVVAEKQYFIEKLTATIWKNLSNPEMTSGSDKINYTYMLTRCIQACKTNPEYIYAPLKEIPPADIPKNKKLLTDGYACEVRCQNIYLTTGYAGSKNGSRDRATELAVKLLQKRIEVRVIRRKFKHTIGEDLVVCQIGMPSYDFPPALKPPEELVVLAKDASGQPIFNASAKHWTNFILTENANDAIGILNNSASYNKMSVEYKYEMMPNRTWRCRVFLQDHCLAEGYGTKKTSKHAAADEALKILQKTQPTYPSVKSSQCQTGSSPRGSGKKKDIKDLVVYENSSNPVCTLNDTAQFNRMTVEYVYERMTGLRWKCKVILESEVIAEAVGVKKTVKYEAAGEAVKTLKKTQPTVINNLKKGAIEDVISRNEIQGRSAEEAYKQQIKEDNIGNQLLRKMGWTGGGLGKSGEGIREPISVKEQHKREGLGLDVERVNKIAKRDIEQIIRNYARSESHTDLTFSTELTNDERKQIHQIAQKYGLKSKSHGVGHDRYLVVGRKRRKEDLLDQLKQEGQVGHYELVMPQAN
- the NKRF gene encoding NF-kappa-B-repressing factor isoform X2, giving the protein MEKILQMAEGIDIGEMPSYDLMLSKPSKGQKRHLSTCDGQNPPKKQAGSKLHVRPRFEPVHFVASSSKDERQEDPYGPQAKERNEQTHFANMPRDIYQDYTQDSFSIQDGNSQYCDSSGFIFTKDKPVTANMYFDSGNPAPSSTSQQVDSQSPPEPSPSQTFPESVVAEKQYFIEKLTATIWKNLSNPEMTSGSDKINYTYMLTRCIQACKTNPEYIYAPLKEIPPADIPKNKKLLTDGYACEVRCQNIYLTTGYAGSKNGSRDRATELAVKLLQKRIEVRVIRRKFKHTIGEDLVVCQIGMPSYDFPPALKPPEELVVLAKDASGQPIFNASAKHWTNFILTENANDAIGILNNSASYNKMSVEYKYEMMPNRTWRCRVFLQDHCLAEGYGTKKTSKHAAADEALKILQKTQPTYPSVKSSQCQTGSSPRGSGKKKDIKDLVVYENSSNPVCTLNDTAQFNRMTVEYVYERMTGLRWKCKVILESEVIAEAVGVKKTVKYEAAGEAVKTLKKTQPTVINNLKKGAIEDVISRNEIQGRSAEEAYKQQIKEDNIGNQLLRKMGWTGGGLGKSGEGIREPISVKEQHKREGLGLDVERVNKIAKRDIEQIIRNYARSESHTDLTFSTELTNDERKQIHQIAQKYGLKSKSHGVGHDRYLVVGRKRRKEDLLDQLKQEGQVGHYELVMPQAN